The Shinella zoogloeoides genome includes a region encoding these proteins:
- a CDS encoding glycosyltransferase family 2 protein: protein MTEPDVSIVIAAYNAADTIQRAIRSALAQEGVTVEVIVADDCSADTTREAVAALGAPAVRLVALDSNKGPGGARNAGFAAARGRWIAVLDSDDTMRPDRLRRMIDAAERQDAVAAVDNLDVLHGDGRITRMFPRDLLAASPLLTLPAFIDSNRIFRDTHNFGYMKPVFHRAFLEGNHLAYDEALRIGEDYLLLAAVLAAGGRCAVVPEAGYLYHIRETSISRVLHLHHVEAMLAGDRRFLARFPLQGEAMAAQRRRTRSLDEARAFLSLVRHLKNRSLGPALKVALGDPVALRHLSMPIAARWRRLTASPASHAAAASGQPLKNKG, encoded by the coding sequence ATGACGGAACCCGACGTCAGCATCGTCATCGCCGCCTACAACGCGGCCGACACCATCCAGCGCGCCATCCGCAGCGCGCTGGCGCAGGAGGGCGTGACGGTGGAGGTGATCGTCGCCGACGATTGCTCGGCCGACACGACGCGCGAGGCCGTCGCCGCGCTCGGCGCGCCAGCCGTGCGGCTCGTTGCGCTCGACAGCAACAAAGGTCCCGGCGGCGCGCGCAATGCGGGCTTTGCCGCCGCCCGCGGCCGCTGGATCGCCGTGCTCGATTCCGACGATACGATGCGGCCCGACCGCCTTCGCCGCATGATCGACGCGGCCGAAAGGCAGGACGCCGTCGCGGCGGTCGACAATCTCGACGTGCTGCATGGCGACGGCCGGATCACGCGCATGTTCCCTCGCGACCTTCTCGCCGCATCGCCGCTCCTGACGCTGCCGGCGTTCATCGATTCCAACCGGATTTTCCGCGACACGCACAATTTCGGCTACATGAAGCCGGTCTTCCATCGCGCCTTCCTCGAAGGCAACCATCTCGCCTATGACGAGGCGCTGAGGATCGGCGAGGACTACCTGCTGCTCGCCGCCGTGCTCGCCGCCGGCGGGCGCTGCGCGGTCGTGCCCGAGGCGGGCTATCTCTACCATATCCGCGAGACCTCGATCTCCCGCGTGCTGCATCTCCACCATGTCGAGGCGATGCTTGCGGGCGACCGGCGGTTCCTCGCCCGCTTCCCGCTGCAGGGCGAGGCCATGGCGGCGCAGCGCCGCCGCACGCGCAGCCTCGATGAGGCCCGCGCCTTCCTCTCCCTCGTCCGCCATCTCAAGAACCGTTCGCTCGGGCCCGCCCTCAAGGTGGCGCTCGGCGATCCCGTCGCGCTCCGGCATCTTTCCATGCCGATCGCCGCCCGGTGGCGCCGCCTCACGGCGTCCCCGGCGTCCCATGCGGCGGCCGCGTCCGGCCAGCCGCTCAAGAACAAAGGATAA
- a CDS encoding polysaccharide biosynthesis tyrosine autokinase — MHQRTVPHSSILRREPDPSDSFIDLNRLLAILVRRARLIGLSVALAVTLGVAYLLFATPVYTSQTQILLDEDLSRYAEESEPSPQSSQQIDMRISSAAEILKSGRLALRVVDDLKLSDNETILNPPQSPVAMVKGWAKALTSSGPDVSQEALANGRREKAAATLQQSLTVERAGRSAVLAVSFRSTDPQLAAAITKRYAEAFFEDQLSANFTATEQASTWLQERLTDIQARAQEAALEVERYRSENGLTTARGELMSEQQLADLNSQLILAQADAASASARYAQFKAIVEQGPDKAVDNASIPTQQAGGSVLQELRERYNSVVKRAQDITQNFGADHPQAAALRAEKEDLAGQIYRELQQLTASYRNEYEVARSRETSLRENIDKVAGSNAVANRSSVRLRELEQKATALKALSESYLSRFEQASQKQSFPIAKARVISDAGVPTAPSSPKKTLVLGLSLVLGLMAGGALTFVQELRERAFRLENDVRTILGLKPLGYLPLVGGQKKRKPMIGAKAVKAEPAPGEADEDIPLERMTRIVLDAPRSAFAETLRNAKLTSETMLTGRESRVIGVTSALPGEGKSTVATNFAALLAISGKRTLLIDADVRRPGLSAMMKPAPQIGLIEAVSGEIPWTQAVKTDRRSQLTILPIALGKDAARRHDGNELISSPAMKQLLDEARQAFDYVIVDLAPVGPVVDAKAFEPLADGFLFVVEWGKTPSNLVRDLLAAEHRIEAKTLGVVLNKTDMAALARYSDAGAAEKYRDLYDQYYTDNMEAAARR; from the coding sequence ATGCATCAACGCACCGTACCGCACAGCAGCATCCTGCGACGGGAACCGGACCCTTCCGATTCCTTCATCGACCTCAACCGCCTGCTGGCGATCCTCGTCCGCCGCGCGCGGCTGATCGGGCTCTCGGTGGCGCTCGCCGTGACGCTCGGCGTCGCCTATCTCCTGTTCGCGACGCCCGTCTATACCTCGCAGACGCAAATCCTGCTCGACGAGGACCTGTCGCGCTATGCCGAGGAGAGCGAACCCTCGCCGCAGAGCAGCCAGCAGATCGACATGCGCATATCGAGCGCCGCCGAGATCCTAAAATCCGGCCGGCTGGCGCTGCGCGTCGTCGACGACCTCAAGCTTTCCGACAACGAGACCATCCTCAACCCGCCGCAATCGCCCGTCGCCATGGTCAAGGGCTGGGCGAAGGCGCTGACGTCCTCCGGCCCGGACGTCTCGCAAGAGGCGCTGGCGAACGGGCGGCGCGAGAAGGCCGCCGCCACGTTGCAGCAATCCCTGACGGTGGAGCGCGCCGGCCGCAGCGCCGTGCTCGCCGTCTCCTTCCGCTCGACCGACCCGCAGCTCGCCGCCGCGATCACCAAGCGCTATGCCGAAGCCTTCTTCGAAGACCAGCTCAGCGCCAATTTCACCGCGACGGAGCAGGCCTCGACATGGCTGCAGGAGCGCCTCACCGATATCCAGGCCCGCGCGCAGGAGGCCGCGCTGGAAGTCGAGCGCTACCGCAGCGAAAATGGCCTCACCACGGCGCGCGGCGAACTGATGTCCGAGCAGCAGCTCGCCGACCTCAACAGCCAGCTGATCCTGGCGCAGGCGGACGCCGCAAGCGCCTCGGCGCGCTATGCCCAGTTCAAGGCCATCGTCGAGCAGGGACCGGACAAGGCCGTCGACAATGCCTCGATCCCGACACAGCAGGCGGGCGGCTCGGTGCTTCAGGAGCTGCGCGAGCGCTACAATTCCGTCGTCAAGCGCGCGCAGGACATCACGCAGAATTTCGGCGCGGACCATCCGCAGGCGGCAGCCCTCAGGGCCGAGAAGGAAGACCTTGCCGGGCAGATCTACCGCGAGCTCCAGCAGCTCACCGCCAGCTACCGCAACGAATACGAGGTCGCCCGTTCGCGGGAAACGTCGCTGCGCGAGAACATCGACAAGGTCGCCGGCAGCAATGCCGTGGCCAACCGCTCCTCGGTGCGCCTGCGCGAACTGGAGCAGAAGGCGACGGCCCTCAAGGCGCTCTCGGAATCCTATCTCAGCCGCTTCGAGCAGGCCTCGCAGAAGCAGTCCTTCCCCATCGCCAAGGCGCGGGTGATCTCCGATGCCGGCGTGCCGACCGCGCCCTCGAGCCCGAAAAAGACGCTGGTGCTCGGCCTTTCGCTGGTGCTCGGCCTCATGGCCGGCGGGGCGCTGACCTTCGTGCAGGAGCTGCGCGAGCGCGCTTTCCGGCTGGAGAACGACGTGCGCACGATCCTCGGCCTGAAGCCGCTCGGCTACCTGCCGCTCGTCGGCGGGCAGAAGAAGCGCAAGCCCATGATCGGCGCGAAGGCGGTGAAGGCCGAGCCCGCGCCGGGCGAGGCGGACGAGGACATACCGCTGGAACGCATGACGCGCATCGTGCTCGACGCGCCGCGCTCGGCCTTCGCCGAAACTTTGCGCAACGCCAAGCTGACCAGCGAGACCATGCTGACCGGCCGCGAAAGCCGGGTGATCGGCGTCACCTCGGCGCTGCCCGGCGAGGGCAAGTCGACGGTCGCCACCAATTTCGCCGCGCTTCTCGCCATCAGCGGCAAGCGCACGCTGCTGATCGACGCCGACGTGCGCCGGCCGGGCCTCAGCGCCATGATGAAGCCTGCCCCGCAGATTGGCCTCATCGAGGCGGTGAGCGGCGAAATCCCCTGGACGCAGGCGGTCAAGACCGACCGGCGCTCGCAGCTCACCATCCTGCCCATCGCGCTGGGCAAGGACGCAGCCCGCCGCCACGACGGCAACGAGCTGATCAGCTCGCCCGCCATGAAGCAATTGCTGGACGAGGCGCGGCAGGCGTTCGACTACGTGATCGTCGACCTCGCGCCCGTCGGTCCGGTCGTCGACGCCAAGGCCTTCGAGCCGCTGGCGGACGGCTTTCTCTTCGTCGTGGAATGGGGCAAGACGCCGTCGAACCTCGTGCGCGACCTGCTTGCCGCCGAGCACCGCATCGAGGCGAAGACGCTCGGCGTCGTGCTCAACAAGACGGACATGGCCGCCCTTGCCCGCTACAGCGATGCGGGCGCGGCGGAAAAGTACCGCGACCTCTACGACCAGTACTATACCGACAACATGGAGGCCGCCGCCCGCAGATAG
- a CDS encoding glycosyltransferase family 2 protein — MTADAAASVRCLIVIPCLNEARYLEPLVRHIEPTLCDLNATLVVVDGGSTDGTRDIARRLAASVPNMHVLDNPKRIQSAAINLAVATFGVEHDYLIRIDAHGTYPDDYCRVLVEDALETGADSVVVAMRTVGFGTFQKATAFAQNSVLGNGGAKHRAGAESHWADHGHHALMRISAFRAVGGYDETFTANEDAEYDYRLHQAGYRVWMTARTSMVYYPRSSALPLFRQYFGYGRGRARNLLKHRARPGLRQLLPLMVAPVAAGAFLAAITWIAAVPFVLWAAACMGYGAWMALGERNPYGPLAAVSAMIMHFAWSAGFWRELLDIRQRRAFA; from the coding sequence ATGACCGCTGACGCCGCCGCATCCGTGCGTTGCCTGATCGTGATTCCCTGCCTCAACGAGGCGCGTTACCTGGAACCGCTGGTCCGCCATATCGAGCCCACGCTCTGCGACCTAAACGCGACGCTCGTCGTCGTCGACGGCGGCAGCACGGACGGCACGCGCGACATCGCCCGCCGCCTCGCCGCAAGCGTGCCGAACATGCATGTGCTCGACAATCCGAAGCGCATCCAGAGCGCCGCGATCAATCTCGCCGTCGCCACCTTCGGCGTCGAGCACGACTATCTCATCCGCATCGACGCGCACGGCACCTATCCTGACGACTATTGCCGCGTGCTGGTGGAGGACGCGCTGGAGACCGGGGCGGATTCCGTCGTCGTCGCCATGCGGACCGTCGGCTTCGGTACCTTCCAGAAGGCGACCGCCTTCGCGCAGAATTCCGTGCTCGGCAATGGCGGGGCCAAGCACCGGGCGGGCGCGGAAAGCCACTGGGCGGACCACGGCCACCACGCGCTGATGCGCATATCCGCCTTCCGCGCCGTGGGCGGCTATGACGAGACCTTCACCGCCAACGAGGATGCCGAATACGACTACAGGCTCCACCAGGCCGGCTACCGCGTCTGGATGACGGCGCGCACCAGCATGGTCTACTACCCCCGCTCAAGCGCCCTGCCGCTCTTCCGGCAATATTTCGGCTATGGCCGCGGCCGGGCGCGCAATCTCCTGAAGCACCGCGCGCGCCCCGGCCTGCGCCAGCTCCTGCCGCTGATGGTCGCCCCGGTCGCCGCCGGCGCCTTCCTTGCGGCGATCACCTGGATCGCCGCCGTGCCCTTCGTGCTCTGGGCCGCCGCCTGCATGGGCTACGGCGCGTGGATGGCGCTCGGCGAGCGCAATCCCTACGGCCCGCTTGCCGCCGTCTCCGCCATGATCATGCATTTCGCCTGGTCGGCCGGCTTCTGGCGCGAGCTGCTCGACATCCGCCAGCGGAGGGCCTTCGCATGA
- a CDS encoding glycoside hydrolase family 16 protein: MTVSPKITLTAPALLVALAAASPLSAQDGANGTSFVEEFDQLDTSRWYVSDGWNNGAHQNCTWSKDSVKVEGGKLALSFEARPAGERQYACGEIQTLKRYGYGTYEVRMKSATGSGLNSAFFSYIGPTDKKPHDEIDFEVLGKDTSRVQVNQYIAGKGGNEKLVPVPGGADGGFNDYAFVWQQHRLAYYVNGTLVQEVTDAAKLPTHAQKIFLSLWGTDTLSGWMGRFAFAGPTTMEVERIAFTAEGEPCQFDGSIACLVN; the protein is encoded by the coding sequence ATGACTGTCTCCCCGAAGATCACCCTCACGGCACCTGCCCTTCTCGTAGCGCTTGCCGCCGCAAGCCCCCTATCCGCCCAGGACGGTGCGAACGGCACGTCCTTCGTCGAGGAATTCGACCAGCTCGACACGTCCCGCTGGTACGTCTCCGACGGCTGGAACAACGGCGCGCACCAGAACTGCACCTGGTCGAAGGATTCCGTGAAGGTGGAGGGCGGCAAGCTCGCGCTCTCCTTCGAGGCCAGGCCCGCCGGCGAGCGCCAATATGCCTGCGGCGAGATCCAGACCCTGAAACGCTACGGCTACGGCACCTATGAGGTGCGCATGAAGTCGGCGACGGGTTCCGGCCTCAACTCGGCCTTCTTCAGCTATATCGGCCCGACCGACAAGAAACCGCACGACGAGATCGACTTCGAGGTCCTCGGCAAGGATACGTCCCGCGTGCAGGTCAACCAGTATATCGCCGGCAAGGGCGGCAACGAGAAGCTGGTCCCCGTTCCGGGCGGGGCCGACGGCGGCTTCAACGACTATGCCTTCGTCTGGCAGCAGCATCGCCTTGCCTACTATGTGAACGGCACGCTGGTGCAGGAGGTGACGGACGCCGCGAAGCTGCCCACCCATGCGCAGAAAATCTTCCTGTCGCTCTGGGGCACCGACACGCTGTCCGGCTGGATGGGCCGCTTCGCTTTCGCAGGGCCGACGACGATGGAGGTGGAGCGCATCGCCTTCACCGCCGAGGGCGAGCCCTGCCAGTTCGACGGCTCCATCGCCTGCCTCGTGAACTGA
- a CDS encoding UTP--glucose-1-phosphate uridylyltransferase: MVRIKTVRKAVIPVAGNGTRFLPATKAMPKEMLTIVDRPVVQYALDEAREAGIEHVVFVTSRNKQVIEDHFDDTPELVASLEKSGKDDKVSELSELLPAAGSVSFTRQQAPLGLGHAVWCARDLIGDEPFALLLPDMISFGARGCMAGLMELYGEVGGNVVGVEQCAPEEASQYGIVGRGAAVRHGFAVTHMVEKPKAGEAPSNLFLNGRYILQPEVFGHLARQKRGAGNEIQLTDSMLKLSETQPFHAHPYEGRTYDCGSKHGFIEANVAFALARPDIGAAVYESLRDMVLSHEGRIRAA; encoded by the coding sequence ATGGTGCGAATCAAGACCGTCCGCAAGGCCGTCATCCCCGTCGCCGGCAACGGAACCCGCTTCCTGCCGGCCACCAAGGCCATGCCCAAGGAAATGCTGACCATCGTCGACCGGCCCGTCGTGCAATATGCCCTCGACGAGGCGCGCGAGGCCGGCATCGAGCATGTCGTCTTCGTCACCAGCCGCAACAAGCAGGTCATCGAGGACCATTTCGACGACACGCCGGAACTCGTCGCCTCACTGGAGAAATCCGGCAAGGACGACAAGGTGAGCGAGCTGAGCGAGTTGCTGCCGGCCGCGGGCTCGGTGAGCTTCACGCGCCAGCAGGCGCCGCTCGGCCTCGGCCATGCCGTCTGGTGCGCCCGCGACCTCATCGGCGACGAGCCCTTCGCGCTGCTCCTGCCCGACATGATCTCCTTTGGCGCGCGCGGCTGCATGGCCGGCCTGATGGAGCTTTACGGGGAGGTCGGCGGCAATGTCGTCGGCGTCGAGCAATGCGCGCCGGAAGAGGCCTCGCAATACGGCATCGTCGGCAGGGGTGCGGCCGTGCGCCATGGCTTCGCCGTCACCCACATGGTGGAGAAGCCGAAGGCGGGCGAAGCACCATCCAACCTCTTCCTCAACGGCCGCTACATCCTCCAGCCGGAGGTCTTCGGCCATCTCGCCCGCCAGAAGCGCGGCGCGGGCAACGAGATCCAGCTCACCGACAGCATGCTGAAGCTCTCCGAGACGCAGCCCTTCCACGCCCATCCCTATGAGGGGCGGACCTACGATTGCGGCTCGAAGCACGGCTTCATCGAGGCCAATGTCGCCTTCGCGCTCGCTCGCCCGGATATCGGCGCGGCCGTCTACGAATCCCTGCGCGACATGGTCTTGTCGCACGAGGGCCGGATTCGCGCGGCATAA
- a CDS encoding glycosyltransferase family 2 protein has protein sequence MTAPLRIDIAVCTFRRPALSETLASLSKLIVPAGVRLGVIVADNDMEPSARPRVEAAAPLLPTDIVYVHCPAGNISIARNACLDHTDADFIAFVDDDETVDPLWLDRLLAAAERSRADVVLGPVRALYGPDAPGWMRSGDFHATRPVWVNGEIRTGYTCNVLMRLAAPSIAGRRFDLALGRSGGEDTEFFTAVHAAGGRIAFAEDAWVEEPVPAARARFSWLARRRLRMGQTHGRLLAARHEGAARLSAAGLAAAKCTACLAGATAFALSPVRRNRFLLRGLLHAGAVGGLFGTRAIEPYGKLETAP, from the coding sequence ATGACGGCGCCGCTTCGCATCGACATCGCGGTCTGCACCTTCCGCCGCCCGGCGCTGAGCGAGACGCTCGCCTCGCTCTCAAAGCTGATCGTTCCGGCCGGCGTGCGCCTCGGCGTCATCGTCGCCGATAACGACATGGAGCCGAGCGCCCGCCCCCGCGTCGAGGCCGCCGCGCCGCTGCTGCCGACGGATATCGTCTATGTGCATTGCCCGGCCGGCAACATCTCCATCGCCCGCAATGCTTGCCTCGACCATACGGATGCCGATTTCATCGCTTTCGTCGACGACGACGAGACGGTGGACCCGCTCTGGCTCGACCGGCTGCTCGCGGCGGCGGAAAGAAGCCGCGCCGACGTGGTGCTCGGTCCGGTGCGCGCGCTCTACGGGCCGGACGCGCCCGGCTGGATGCGCAGCGGCGACTTCCACGCCACGCGTCCCGTCTGGGTGAACGGCGAAATCCGCACGGGCTATACCTGCAACGTGCTGATGCGCCTTGCCGCCCCCTCCATCGCCGGCCGCCGCTTCGACCTCGCGCTCGGGCGGAGCGGCGGCGAGGACACCGAATTCTTCACCGCCGTCCACGCGGCCGGCGGCCGCATCGCCTTCGCCGAGGATGCCTGGGTGGAGGAGCCGGTTCCCGCCGCCCGCGCCCGCTTCTCCTGGCTCGCCCGGCGCCGGCTGCGCATGGGGCAGACCCACGGCCGGCTGCTCGCCGCGCGGCATGAAGGCGCCGCCCGGCTGAGCGCTGCCGGCCTTGCCGCCGCGAAATGCACGGCCTGCCTTGCCGGCGCCACGGCCTTCGCCCTCTCGCCCGTGCGCCGCAACCGCTTCCTGCTACGCGGCCTTCTCCATGCCGGCGCGGTCGGCGGGCTCTTCGGCACCCGCGCCATCGAGCCCTATGGCAAGCTGGAGACGGCGCCATGA
- a CDS encoding ABC transporter permease encodes MPMRLARLTFATLAILFLVAPLVAILPLAFTSSVILTYPVPAWSMRWFTELFTADAWQRAIVNSLIVGTGTTLLATTLGTAASLGLRNRTLFMRGTFRTLFLLPMVVPAVVLGVGMQVLLARFGLTNSYAGVIIAHTVVAVPFVVVSVTGALAGIDGRVELAAESLGASPVTVFRRVTLPLAMPGVLSGAVLAFATSLDEVVLTLFVAGPNQRTLARQMFSSIRENISPAIAAAAFLFIAATILIGLAVVLSRSMLARRR; translated from the coding sequence ATGCCGATGCGCCTTGCCCGTCTCACCTTCGCGACGCTCGCCATCCTCTTCCTGGTGGCCCCGCTCGTCGCCATCCTGCCGCTCGCCTTCACCTCGAGCGTCATCCTCACCTATCCGGTGCCCGCCTGGTCGATGCGCTGGTTCACGGAGCTGTTCACCGCCGATGCCTGGCAGCGGGCGATCGTCAACAGCCTGATCGTCGGCACGGGCACGACGCTGCTCGCCACGACGCTTGGCACGGCCGCCTCGCTCGGCCTGCGCAACCGGACGCTCTTCATGCGCGGCACCTTCCGCACGCTCTTCCTCTTGCCGATGGTCGTGCCGGCCGTGGTGCTCGGCGTCGGCATGCAGGTGCTGCTCGCCCGCTTCGGCCTCACCAACAGCTATGCCGGGGTCATCATCGCGCACACCGTCGTCGCCGTGCCCTTCGTGGTGGTCAGCGTCACGGGGGCGCTTGCCGGCATCGACGGGCGGGTGGAGCTTGCGGCGGAAAGCCTCGGCGCATCGCCGGTCACGGTCTTCCGCCGGGTGACGCTGCCGCTCGCCATGCCGGGCGTGCTGTCGGGCGCAGTGCTCGCCTTCGCCACCTCGCTCGACGAGGTGGTGCTGACGCTCTTCGTCGCCGGCCCCAACCAGCGCACGCTCGCCCGGCAGATGTTCTCCAGCATCCGCGAGAATATCAGCCCGGCCATCGCCGCGGCGGCCTTCCTCTTCATCGCCGCGACGATCCTCATCGGCCTTGCCGTGGTGCTGTCCCGCTCCATGCTGGCGCGGCGCAGGTGA
- a CDS encoding acyltransferase, which produces MQIDATVSARINMMRIVLITGIIFVHVPYDPATSLYAGTFGGLDWLRVFLADSLFRIGVPCLSAISGYLLFHRGIEAFDYRRTLRTKASTILLPFLLWNTAFLALVYIAQSRGIGFGYLPDVVNATPRELMNLGLAVESWPIDIPLYFLRDLLLCLVLSPLIALAVLRYPRIALALMLAYAVLPLPNGIFLKKSILFGFSFGVAMALHRIDIRRMDRFALPMTLAVLAMALGLSAALYAYGPDFPAWLDMLRGLAAIAGIFGAWAFSALLIRTRAGKALARLGGLSFWIFCGHYPLLVLFWMIWNRLGIAHYPLFYAASPVLALAILVSTHAATRRFAPALHAILTGRRTGQRKPPAAGRHPHPEMEPAGSIAQRR; this is translated from the coding sequence GTGCAGATCGACGCGACCGTTTCGGCACGCATCAACATGATGCGCATCGTGCTGATCACCGGGATCATCTTCGTGCATGTTCCCTACGATCCGGCGACGAGCCTCTATGCGGGCACGTTCGGCGGGCTGGACTGGCTGCGGGTGTTCCTGGCGGACAGCCTCTTCCGCATCGGCGTGCCCTGCCTTTCCGCCATCTCCGGCTACCTGCTCTTCCATCGCGGCATCGAGGCCTTCGATTACCGCCGGACGCTGCGCACCAAGGCATCGACCATCCTCCTGCCCTTCCTCCTCTGGAACACGGCCTTCCTCGCCCTCGTCTATATCGCGCAGTCGCGCGGCATCGGCTTCGGCTACCTGCCCGATGTCGTCAACGCCACGCCGCGCGAGCTGATGAATCTCGGCCTCGCCGTCGAGAGCTGGCCGATCGACATCCCGCTCTATTTCCTGCGTGACCTGCTGCTCTGCCTCGTCCTGTCGCCGCTGATCGCGCTCGCGGTCCTGCGCTATCCGCGCATCGCGCTCGCCCTGATGCTGGCCTATGCGGTGCTGCCGCTGCCGAACGGCATCTTCCTGAAGAAATCCATCCTCTTCGGCTTCAGCTTCGGCGTCGCAATGGCCCTCCACCGCATCGATATCCGCCGCATGGACCGCTTCGCCCTGCCGATGACGCTCGCCGTGCTGGCGATGGCGCTGGGGCTGTCGGCCGCGCTCTATGCCTATGGCCCGGATTTCCCGGCCTGGCTCGACATGCTGCGCGGCCTTGCGGCCATCGCCGGCATCTTCGGCGCATGGGCCTTCTCGGCGCTGCTCATCCGCACGCGCGCCGGAAAGGCGCTGGCGCGGCTCGGCGGGCTCAGCTTCTGGATCTTCTGCGGCCACTACCCGCTGCTCGTCCTGTTCTGGATGATCTGGAACCGGCTCGGCATCGCCCATTACCCGCTGTTCTACGCGGCAAGCCCGGTCCTTGCGCTTGCCATCCTCGTTTCCACCCACGCGGCCACGCGGCGCTTTGCGCCGGCGCTGCACGCCATCCTCACCGGCCGCCGCACGGGCCAGCGCAAGCCGCCCGCGGCCGGACGACACCCGCATCCGGAGATGGAGCCCGCCGGTTCCATCGCCCAAAGGAGGTGA
- a CDS encoding glycosyltransferase, giving the protein MLQVLYLVHDLSDPAVRRRVLMLQAGGASVTLAGFRRGENRLADVEGVTPVQLGATKDARFGQRLLAVAGAAATLSSKLAGIPKPDVILARNLEMLALAGRAASRFGTVPIAYECLDIHRLLLQGGMVGRALRGAERHFGRKAGLVVTSSPAFIEHYFKPLSGIRAPFHLLENKVLELDGEAALPVRTRPAGEPWRIGWFGAIRCRKSLDLLSAFTRLMEGRFEVVLRGRPAYSEFDDFDGRIAREPFIRFEGPYRNPEDLPAIYGAVDFTWAIDFFEEGRNSLWLLPNRLYEGCRHGALPIVLDGTETARLARERGIGISLSDDRPETLAGRFAGFDAATYEALHADLARLGARPWLLDRADCAAFVQRLAALRRPAGQAAAFTPLPSLATNKVDCHDR; this is encoded by the coding sequence ATGCTTCAGGTCCTCTATCTCGTCCACGATCTTTCCGATCCCGCCGTGCGCCGGCGGGTGCTGATGCTGCAGGCGGGCGGCGCTTCGGTGACGCTGGCCGGCTTCCGCCGCGGCGAGAACCGGCTTGCCGACGTCGAGGGCGTCACGCCCGTGCAACTCGGCGCGACGAAGGATGCCCGCTTCGGCCAGCGCCTCCTGGCGGTCGCCGGCGCGGCGGCGACGCTTTCCAGCAAGCTCGCCGGTATCCCGAAGCCGGACGTCATCCTCGCCCGCAACCTCGAAATGTTGGCGCTGGCGGGCCGCGCCGCGTCCCGCTTCGGCACTGTCCCCATCGCCTATGAATGCCTCGACATCCACCGCCTGCTGCTGCAGGGCGGCATGGTCGGGCGGGCCTTGCGGGGGGCGGAGCGCCATTTCGGCCGCAAGGCGGGCCTCGTCGTCACCAGTTCGCCGGCTTTTATCGAGCACTATTTCAAGCCGCTTTCCGGCATCCGCGCCCCCTTCCACCTGCTGGAGAACAAGGTGCTGGAGCTCGACGGCGAGGCAGCCCTTCCCGTCCGCACGCGCCCTGCGGGAGAACCCTGGCGCATCGGCTGGTTCGGCGCGATCCGCTGCCGCAAGTCGCTCGATCTCCTCTCCGCTTTCACCCGGCTGATGGAGGGACGCTTCGAAGTGGTGCTGCGCGGGCGGCCCGCCTATTCCGAATTCGACGATTTCGACGGCCGCATCGCCCGCGAGCCCTTCATCCGCTTCGAAGGCCCCTACCGCAATCCGGAAGACCTGCCCGCCATCTATGGCGCGGTCGATTTCACCTGGGCCATCGACTTCTTCGAGGAAGGCCGGAACTCGCTCTGGCTGCTGCCGAACCGCCTCTATGAAGGCTGCCGGCACGGGGCGCTGCCCATCGTCCTCGACGGAACCGAGACGGCGCGGCTCGCCCGCGAGCGCGGCATCGGCATTTCGCTTTCCGACGATCGTCCCGAAACCCTCGCCGGCCGCTTCGCCGGCTTCGACGCCGCCACTTACGAGGCGCTGCACGCCGATCTCGCCAGGCTCGGCGCGCGCCCCTGGCTGCTCGACCGCGCCGACTGCGCCGCCTTCGTCCAGCGCCTCGCCGCCCTTCGCCGGCCGGCCGGGCAGGCGGCGGCGTTCACGCCCCTTCCCTCCCTCGCGACAAACAAGGTGGATTGCCATGACCGCTGA